Proteins from one Streptococcus mitis B6 genomic window:
- the ssbA gene encoding single-stranded DNA-binding protein SsbA yields the protein MINNVVLVGRMTRDAELRYTPSNVAVATFTLAVNRTFKSQNGEREADFINVVMWRQQAENLANWAKKGSLIGVTGRIQTRSYDNQQGQRVYVTEVVAENFQMLESRSVREGHTGGAYSAPTANYSAPTNSVPDFSRDENPFGATNPLDISDDDLPF from the coding sequence ATGATTAACAATGTTGTACTTGTAGGGCGTATGACACGTGATGCTGAGTTGCGTTATACCCCATCAAATGTAGCAGTTGCGACTTTTACTCTTGCAGTAAACCGTACATTTAAGAGTCAAAATGGCGAACGTGAGGCTGATTTTATCAATGTCGTTATGTGGCGCCAACAGGCTGAAAACCTAGCTAATTGGGCTAAAAAAGGCTCACTTATCGGGGTGACAGGTCGTATCCAGACTCGTAGTTACGATAACCAGCAAGGACAACGTGTCTACGTGACAGAGGTCGTGGCTGAGAATTTCCAAATGTTGGAAAGCCGTAGTGTGCGTGAGGGTCATACAGGTGGAGCTTACTCTGCACCAACTGCAAACTATTCAGCGCCTACAAATTCAGTACCAGACTTTTCACGTGATGAAAATCCATTTGGAGCAACAAATCCATTGGATATTTCAGATGATGATTTACCATTCTAA
- a CDS encoding S1 RNA-binding domain-containing protein yields MKIGDKLKGRITGIQPYGAFVELETGDTGLIHISEIRTGFIENIQEALKVDEEVQVQVVDLDEFTGKASLSIRTLEEEKHQFPRRRRFSSDRFNYGFAPLKRMMPIWTKEALQHLKNQKH; encoded by the coding sequence ATGAAAATCGGTGATAAGCTAAAGGGCCGTATTACAGGTATTCAGCCCTACGGTGCCTTTGTTGAGCTAGAGACGGGTGATACGGGGCTGATTCACATTTCAGAGATTCGGACAGGCTTTATTGAAAATATCCAAGAAGCCTTGAAAGTCGATGAAGAGGTTCAAGTTCAAGTAGTGGATTTAGATGAATTTACAGGGAAAGCTAGTCTTTCTATCCGCACTTTGGAGGAAGAAAAGCACCAGTTTCCGAGACGGAGACGCTTTTCAAGCGACCGTTTTAACTACGGCTTTGCGCCTCTTAAACGAATGATGCCAATTTGGACCAAGGAAGCCCTTCAACATTTGAAGAATCAGAAGCACTAG
- the rpsF gene encoding 30S ribosomal protein S6, producing MAKYEILYIIRPNIEEEAKNALVARFDSILTDNGATVVESKSWEKRRLAYEIKDFREGLYHIVNVEANDDVALKEFDRLSKINADILRHMIVKIDA from the coding sequence ATGGCTAAATACGAAATTCTTTATATCATTCGTCCAAACATTGAAGAAGAAGCTAAAAACGCTTTGGTAGCACGTTTTGACTCTATTTTGACTGACAACGGTGCAACTGTTGTTGAATCAAAATCTTGGGAAAAACGTCGTCTTGCATACGAAATCAAAGATTTCCGTGAAGGACTTTACCACATCGTTAACGTTGAAGCAAACGACGACGTAGCTCTTAAAGAGTTTGACCGTCTTTCAAAAATCAACGCTGACATTCTTCGTCACATGATCGTCAAAATTGACGCGTAA
- a CDS encoding bifunctional Cof-type HAD-IIB family hydrolase/peptidylprolyl isomerase — protein sequence MDAKLRYRAKKIKIVFFDIDDTLRNSKTGFIPASILTVFKQLREKGILTGIASGRGIFGVVPEIRELKPDFFVTLNGAYIEDKKGQVIYQHQIKKSDVEEYISWAKQEGIEYGLVGSHDAKLSTRTDMISEAINPIYPDLDVDPDFHEKEDIYQMWTFEDKGDDLHLPDSLSDKLRMVRWHEHSSDIVPISGSKATGVEKVVEHLGLKPENVMVFGDGLNDLELFDYAGISVAMGISHDKIKEKADYITKTLEEDGIFDALEGFGMVEKELHFPQVDIETVEGPIATIKTNHGDLRIKLFPEHAPKTVANFVALSKDGYYDGVIFHRTIKDFMIQGGDPTGTGMGGESIYGESFEDEFSEELYNIRGALSMANAGPNTNGSQFFIVQNQHLPYSKKEIARGGWPEPIAEIYANQGGTPHLDRRHTVFGQLADEASYTVLDAIAAVETGAMDKPVEDVVIETIEIED from the coding sequence ATGGATGCCAAATTAAGATACAGGGCAAAGAAAATCAAGATTGTCTTTTTTGACATTGATGATACATTGCGGAATTCAAAGACAGGTTTTATTCCAGCTTCAATCCTAACTGTTTTTAAGCAATTACGTGAGAAAGGAATTTTGACAGGTATTGCTTCTGGACGAGGGATTTTTGGTGTCGTTCCGGAGATTCGTGAGCTCAAACCTGACTTTTTTGTAACTTTGAATGGGGCTTATATTGAAGATAAAAAAGGTCAGGTTATTTATCAACATCAGATTAAGAAGTCAGATGTTGAGGAGTATATCTCTTGGGCCAAGCAAGAGGGAATTGAGTATGGTTTGGTTGGGAGTCATGATGCCAAGTTGTCGACTCGCACCGATATGATTAGTGAAGCGATTAATCCAATTTATCCCGATTTGGATGTAGATCCAGATTTCCATGAAAAAGAAGATATCTATCAAATGTGGACTTTTGAAGATAAGGGAGATGACTTGCACTTGCCTGACAGTCTCTCTGATAAACTTCGCATGGTTCGTTGGCATGAGCATTCGTCTGATATTGTACCGATTTCAGGCTCCAAAGCGACGGGTGTGGAAAAGGTTGTGGAACACCTTGGCTTGAAACCAGAGAACGTCATGGTTTTTGGAGATGGCCTGAATGACTTGGAACTCTTTGATTATGCTGGAATCAGCGTTGCCATGGGAATTTCTCATGATAAGATCAAAGAGAAAGCAGATTATATTACAAAAACATTAGAAGAAGATGGCATTTTTGATGCCTTAGAAGGATTTGGTATGGTAGAAAAAGAATTGCATTTCCCACAAGTAGACATTGAAACAGTAGAAGGTCCTATCGCGACTATTAAGACCAATCACGGAGACTTGCGTATCAAGCTTTTCCCTGAACATGCTCCTAAAACAGTGGCTAACTTTGTAGCTCTTTCAAAAGATGGTTACTATGATGGTGTCATTTTCCACCGTACTATCAAGGATTTTATGATTCAAGGTGGAGACCCAACTGGAACTGGTATGGGTGGCGAGTCAATCTACGGCGAATCATTTGAGGATGAATTCTCAGAAGAACTTTACAATATCCGTGGAGCCCTTTCCATGGCTAATGCTGGTCCAAATACCAACGGTAGCCAGTTCTTTATCGTGCAAAATCAACATTTGCCTTATTCTAAGAAAGAAATTGCTCGTGGTGGTTGGCCAGAACCGATCGCAGAAATCTATGCCAACCAAGGTGGAACCCCTCACCTAGACCGTCGACATACTGTTTTTGGTCAGCTAGCTGATGAAGCTTCTTATACTGTCTTGGATGCCATTGCTGCTGTTGAGACAGGAGCTATGGATAAGCCAGTTGAAGATGTTGTGATTGAAACAATTGAAATCGAGGACTAA
- a CDS encoding YiiX/YebB-like N1pC/P60 family cysteine hydrolase, translating into MIFVRDESDIGQAIQTSTGNYNHVAIYLDGMIYHASGQAGVVCQEPADFFEPNHLYDLYVYPEMDIQSVKEKACKHLGAPYNASFYPDGAGFYCSQYMAEILPIFETIPIKFGDGEQEISDFWREYYRELGLPVPLNQPGTNPSQLAVSPLLESKERNLHDSDF; encoded by the coding sequence ATGATTTTTGTGAGAGATGAGTCAGATATAGGACAGGCCATCCAGACTTCCACAGGCAACTATAACCATGTAGCCATTTATTTGGATGGGATGATTTACCACGCTAGTGGACAGGCTGGTGTTGTCTGTCAAGAACCTGCAGACTTCTTTGAGCCCAATCACTTGTACGACCTCTATGTCTACCCAGAAATGGATATCCAGTCTGTGAAGGAAAAAGCTTGCAAACATCTTGGAGCTCCTTATAATGCTTCTTTCTATCCAGATGGAGCTGGTTTTTACTGTTCCCAGTACATGGCAGAAATCCTACCGATTTTTGAGACCATACCCATAAAATTTGGAGATGGGGAGCAGGAGATTAGTGATTTTTGGAGAGAGTATTACAGAGAACTAGGTCTGCCTGTTCCTTTGAACCAGCCGGGGACCAATCCCAGTCAGTTGGCAGTATCGCCTCTGTTAGAAAGTAAAGAAAGGAATCTTCATGATTCAGATTTTTAA
- a CDS encoding manganese-dependent inorganic pyrophosphatase — protein sequence MSKILVFGHQNPDSDAIGSSVAFAYLAKEAYGLDTEAVALGTPNEETAFVLNYFGVEAPRVITSAKAEGAEQVILTDHNEFQQSVSDIAEVEVYGVVDHHRVANFETASPLYMRLEPVGSASSIVYRMFKEHGVAVPKEIAGLMLSGLISDTLLLKSPTTHPTDKAIAPELAELAGVNLEEYGLAMLKAGTNLASKSADELIDIDAKTFELNGNNVRVAQVNTVDIAEVLERQAEIEAAMQAANEANGYSDFVLMITDIVNSNSEILALGANMDKVEAAFNFKLEDNHAFLAGAVSRKKQVVPQLTESFNA from the coding sequence ATGTCTAAGATTCTAGTATTTGGTCACCAAAATCCAGACTCAGATGCCATCGGGTCATCTGTAGCCTTTGCCTACCTTGCAAAAGAAGCATACGGTTTGGATACGGAAGCTGTTGCCCTTGGAACTCCAAATGAAGAAACAGCCTTTGTCTTGAACTATTTTGGTGTTGAAGCACCACGTGTTATCACTTCTGCTAAAGCAGAAGGCGCAGAGCAAGTTATCTTGACTGACCACAATGAATTCCAACAATCTGTATCAGATATCGCTGAAGTAGAAGTTTATGGTGTTGTAGACCACCACCGTGTGGCTAACTTTGAAACTGCAAGCCCACTTTACATGCGTTTGGAACCAGTTGGATCAGCTTCTTCAATCGTTTACCGTATGTTCAAAGAACATGGTGTGGCTGTTCCTAAAGAGATTGCTGGTTTGATGCTTTCAGGTTTGATTTCAGATACCCTTCTTTTGAAATCACCAACAACACACCCAACAGATAAAGCTATTGCTCCTGAATTGGCTGAATTGGCTGGTGTCAACTTGGAAGAATACGGTCTTGCAATGCTTAAGGCTGGTACAAACTTGGCTAGCAAATCTGCTGACGAATTGATTGACATCGATGCTAAGACTTTTGAATTGAACGGAAATAATGTCCGTGTTGCTCAAGTAAACACAGTTGACATCGCTGAAGTATTGGAACGCCAAGCAGAAATTGAAGCTGCAATGCAAGCTGCCAACGAAGCAAACGGCTACTCTGACTTTGTCTTGATGATTACAGATATCGTCAACTCAAACTCAGAAATCTTGGCTCTTGGTGCCAATATGGACAAGGTTGAGGCAGCCTTCAACTTCAAACTTGAAGACAACCATGCTTTCCTTGCTGGTGCAGTTTCACGTAAGAAACAAGTGGTACCTCAATTGACTGAAAGCTTTAATGCTTAA
- a CDS encoding UDP-N-acetylmuramoyl-L-alanyl-D-glutamate--L-lysine ligase: MIKIETVLDILKKDGLFREIIDQGHYHYNYSKVVFDSISYDSRKVKEDTLFFAKGAAFKKEFLISAISQGLGWYVAEKDYEVGIPVIIVNDIKKAMSLIAMEFYGNPQEKLKILAFTGTKGKTTAAYFAYNILSQRYPTALLSTMNTTLDGKTFFKSSFSTPENIDLFDMMAQAVKNGRTHLVMEVSSQAYLVHRVYGLTFDVGVFLNITPDHIGPIEHPSFEDYFYHKRLLMENSRAVIINSDMDHFSVLKEQVENQDHDFYGSQSSNQIENSKAFSFSATGKLAGDYDIQLIGHFNQENAVAAGLACLRLGASLEDIKKGIAATRVPGRMEVLTQKNGAKVFIDYAHNGDSLKKLINVVETHQTGKIALVLGSTGNKGESRRKDFGLLLNQHPEIQVFLTADDPNYEDPMTIADEISSYINHPVEKIADRQEAIKAAMAITNHELDAVIIAGKGADCYQIVQGKKEAYPGDAAVAENYL, translated from the coding sequence ATGATTAAGATTGAAACCGTATTAGATATATTAAAGAAAGATGGCCTTTTTCGTGAAATTATTGACCAAGGTCATTACCACTATAACTACAGCAAAGTTGTTTTTGATAGCATTAGTTACGACAGCCGAAAAGTAAAAGAAGACACTCTTTTTTTTGCAAAAGGTGCTGCCTTTAAGAAGGAATTTTTGATTTCTGCCATCTCTCAAGGCCTCGGTTGGTATGTGGCTGAAAAGGACTACGAAGTCGGCATCCCTGTCATCATTGTGAACGATATAAAGAAAGCCATGAGTTTGATTGCCATGGAGTTCTATGGTAATCCACAAGAGAAACTAAAAATTCTCGCCTTCACAGGAACTAAGGGTAAAACAACAGCAGCTTACTTTGCTTACAACATCCTATCTCAACGCTACCCAACAGCTCTCTTGTCAACTATGAACACAACTCTGGATGGAAAGACCTTCTTTAAATCTTCCTTCTCGACGCCTGAAAATATCGACCTCTTTGACATGATGGCTCAAGCTGTTAAGAATGGAAGAACCCATCTCGTAATGGAAGTCTCTAGTCAAGCCTATCTAGTCCATCGAGTCTATGGCCTGACCTTTGATGTAGGAGTCTTTCTTAACATCACTCCAGATCATATCGGCCCGATTGAGCATCCTAGTTTTGAGGATTACTTCTACCACAAGCGTCTCTTGATGGAAAATAGCCGAGCAGTCATCATTAACAGTGACATGGACCACTTTTCTGTCTTGAAAGAACAAGTCGAAAATCAAGACCATGATTTCTACGGTAGTCAGTCGAGCAACCAAATCGAGAATTCTAAAGCCTTTAGTTTTTCAGCTACGGGTAAACTTGCTGGTGATTATGATATTCAACTCATTGGCCACTTTAACCAAGAAAATGCCGTTGCTGCTGGACTTGCTTGTCTCCGTCTCGGAGCAAGTCTTGAGGACATCAAAAAAGGAATCGCTGCAACCCGTGTTCCTGGTCGTATGGAAGTCCTCACTCAGAAAAATGGAGCTAAGGTCTTCATCGACTATGCCCACAATGGTGACAGTCTGAAAAAACTAATCAATGTTGTAGAGACTCATCAAACTGGAAAGATTGCTTTGGTTCTCGGTTCGACAGGAAATAAAGGTGAAAGCCGTCGTAAGGACTTTGGCCTCCTCCTCAATCAACATCCTGAGATTCAAGTCTTTCTGACTGCTGATGACCCCAACTATGAGGACCCAATGACCATTGCAGATGAAATCAGTAGCTACATCAATCATCCTGTTGAAAAAATTGCGGATCGCCAAGAAGCCATCAAGGCAGCTATGGCTATCACAAATCACGAATTAGATGCTGTCATTATCGCCGGTAAGGGAGCCGATTGCTACCAAATCGTCCAAGGAAAGAAAGAAGCCTATCCAGGAGATGCAGCCGTCGCAGAAAATTATTTATAA
- a CDS encoding CsbD family protein, with amino-acid sequence MSLENKLEQATGAIKEGFGKVTGDGKTEAEGAVEKTVAKAKEVVEDAKGAVEGAVEGLKNAFK; translated from the coding sequence ATGTCACTTGAAAACAAATTGGAACAAGCAACAGGCGCTATCAAAGAAGGATTTGGTAAAGTTACTGGAGATGGCAAGACTGAAGCAGAAGGCGCTGTAGAAAAGACAGTTGCTAAGGCAAAAGAAGTAGTTGAAGATGCTAAAGGTGCTGTAGAAGGTGCCGTTGAAGGTTTGAAAAACGCTTTTAAATAA
- the rpsR gene encoding 30S ribosomal protein S18 has product MAQQRRGGFKRRKKVDYIAANKIEYVDYKDTELLSRFVSERGKILPRRVTGTSAKNQRKVTTAIKRARVMALMPFVNED; this is encoded by the coding sequence ATGGCTCAACAACGTCGTGGCGGATTCAAACGCCGTAAAAAAGTTGATTACATCGCAGCAAACAAAATTGAATATGTTGATTACAAAGATACTGAGCTTCTTAGCCGTTTCGTTTCAGAACGTGGGAAAATCCTTCCTCGTCGTGTAACAGGAACTTCAGCTAAAAACCAACGTAAAGTAACAACAGCTATCAAACGCGCTCGCGTAATGGCTTTGATGCCTTTCGTAAACGAAGATTAA
- a CDS encoding IS30-like element ISSmi1 family transposase, with translation MTKKQKHLTLEDRIDIQTGISQQETFRSIAEKMGKDPSTISKEIKRNRIMHPTSVKSDCTDCPLLKKAPYVCNNCPKKRTDCGFNRYLYYAKKAQEQYETMLRESRQGIPLNKESFYQMDKVLTQGIQKKQSIYHIIQTHNLPVSKATVYRHAKLGYLTAKPIDFPRMVTFKERRKSRKVAIPKELKIGRTYQDFQELRETDDFFKWLEMDTVIGRPGGKLLLTFNVSFCNFLFALLLNNKTALEVATKFAALKERVMDGGCAFHQLFPVILTDNGSEFAYVEELERDIDGKSHLYFCDPSRPDQKGRIEKNHTVLRAILPKGTSFDQLTQKDVNLVISHVNSLKREEFQGKSAYDIFTFTFGEDIAALLGCQFVKPEDTHLSPDLLK, from the coding sequence ATGACGAAAAAACAAAAACATCTCACTCTAGAAGACCGTATTGACATCCAAACTGGAATCAGCCAACAGGAGACTTTCCGTTCCATCGCTGAGAAGATGGGGAAAGACCCGTCAACGATTTCAAAGGAAATCAAGCGCAATCGCATCATGCATCCAACATCCGTCAAATCTGATTGCACGGATTGCCCTCTTCTCAAAAAAGCTCCTTATGTCTGTAACAACTGTCCAAAAAAGAGGACGGATTGTGGGTTTAACCGCTATCTTTACTACGCGAAAAAGGCACAGGAGCAGTACGAGACTATGTTGAGGGAATCCAGACAGGGAATTCCCCTAAACAAGGAAAGTTTTTATCAGATGGACAAGGTCTTAACCCAAGGCATCCAGAAGAAACAAAGCATCTACCATATCATTCAGACACATAACCTACCTGTGTCGAAAGCTACGGTGTATCGGCATGCCAAGCTGGGCTATCTGACAGCCAAGCCCATTGATTTCCCTCGGATGGTCACGTTCAAGGAACGCAGAAAATCCAGAAAAGTAGCTATTCCTAAAGAGCTGAAAATTGGGCGGACCTATCAAGATTTCCAAGAGTTACGAGAAACAGATGATTTCTTCAAATGGTTGGAAATGGACACGGTCATCGGCAGACCTGGTGGAAAGCTACTGCTCACCTTCAACGTTTCCTTCTGCAACTTCCTCTTCGCCCTGCTTTTGAACAACAAGACCGCTCTGGAGGTCGCCACTAAATTCGCAGCTTTGAAAGAAAGAGTCATGGACGGAGGGTGTGCGTTCCATCAGCTGTTCCCTGTCATTCTCACAGACAACGGATCTGAGTTCGCCTATGTGGAGGAGCTTGAGCGAGACATTGATGGGAAGTCTCACCTCTACTTCTGCGACCCTAGCCGTCCTGACCAGAAGGGGCGGATTGAGAAGAACCATACGGTTTTGCGAGCCATTCTTCCCAAGGGCACTTCCTTTGACCAGCTGACTCAGAAAGACGTCAATCTAGTCATTTCCCATGTCAATTCCTTGAAACGAGAAGAGTTTCAAGGAAAATCTGCTTACGACATCTTCACCTTCACCTTTGGCGAGGACATCGCTGCTCTTCTGGGTTGCCAATTTGTCAAACCAGAAGACACACACCTATCACCTGATTTATTGAAATAA
- a CDS encoding putative polysaccharide biosynthesis protein — protein MSNENNHQQAQMLRGTAWLTASNFISRLLGAIYIIPWYIWMGSYAATANGLFTMGYNIYAWFLLVSTAGIPVAVAKQVAKYNTMREEEHSFALIRSFLGFMTGLGLVFALVLYLFAPWLADLSGVGKDLIPIMQSLAWAVLIFPSMSVIRGFFQGMNNLKPYAMSQIAEQVIRVIWMLLATFMIMKMGSGDYLAAVTQSTFAAFVGMVASFAVLIYFLAKEGLLKRVLETGDKINSKRLLVDTIKEAIPFILTGSAIQLFQILDQMTFINSMSWFTNYSNEDLVVMFSYFSANPNKITMILISVGVSIGSVGLPLLTENYVKGDLKAASRLVQDSITMLFLFLLPATVGVVMVGEPLYTVFYGKPDSLAMGLFVFAVLQSTILGLYMVLSPMLQAMFRNRKAVLYFIYGSIAKLVLQLPTIALFHSYGPLISTTIGLIIPNVLMYRDICKVTGVKRKVILKRTILISLLTLVMFIGVGAIQWILGFVFQPSGRLWSFLYVALVGAMGGGVYGVMSLRTRLLDKVIGKAQADRLRIKLKLT, from the coding sequence ATGTCTAACGAAAACAATCACCAGCAGGCCCAGATGTTACGGGGGACTGCTTGGCTAACGGCTAGTAACTTTATCAGTCGTCTACTCGGTGCCATTTATATCATCCCTTGGTATATCTGGATGGGGTCTTATGCGGCTACAGCAAATGGTCTCTTTACCATGGGCTACAATATCTATGCCTGGTTCTTGCTGGTTTCAACAGCGGGTATTCCAGTTGCGGTGGCCAAGCAAGTGGCCAAGTATAATACCATGCGAGAAGAAGAGCATAGCTTTGCCCTGATTCGGAGCTTTTTAGGCTTTATGACGGGACTAGGTCTGGTCTTTGCCCTAGTCTTGTATCTCTTTGCTCCTTGGCTAGCAGACTTGTCGGGTGTGGGTAAAGACTTGATCCCAATCATGCAGAGCTTGGCTTGGGCGGTCTTGATTTTCCCATCTATGAGTGTGATTCGAGGCTTCTTCCAAGGGATGAATAACCTGAAACCTTATGCCATGAGCCAAATCGCTGAGCAGGTCATTCGTGTTATCTGGATGCTCTTAGCAACCTTTATGATTATGAAAATGGGCTCAGGAGATTATCTAGCAGCCGTTACCCAATCAACCTTTGCTGCCTTTGTCGGCATGGTAGCCAGTTTTGCAGTTTTGATCTATTTCCTTGCCAAAGAAGGATTACTTAAAAGAGTCCTTGAAACAGGAGATAAGATAAACAGCAAGCGTCTTTTGGTCGACACCATTAAGGAAGCCATTCCTTTTATCCTGACAGGGTCTGCTATCCAGCTTTTCCAGATTTTGGACCAGATGACCTTTATCAATAGTATGAGTTGGTTTACCAACTATAGTAATGAAGACTTGGTTGTCATGTTTTCTTATTTCTCTGCCAATCCTAATAAAATCACTATGATTTTGATTTCTGTTGGGGTTTCGATTGGGAGTGTAGGGTTGCCACTTTTGACTGAAAACTATGTCAAGGGAGACTTGAAGGCGGCTTCTCGTCTCGTTCAGGATAGCATTACCATGCTTTTCCTATTCTTGCTACCAGCAACGGTTGGAGTGGTTATGGTAGGAGAACCTCTTTATACGGTCTTCTATGGCAAGCCAGATAGTTTGGCTATGGGCTTGTTTGTCTTTGCAGTTTTGCAGTCTACTATTTTAGGCTTGTACATGGTCTTGTCTCCAATGCTTCAGGCAATGTTCCGTAACCGCAAGGCAGTTCTCTATTTTATCTATGGTTCCATTGCCAAGCTGGTCTTGCAACTGCCAACCATCGCTCTCTTTCACAGTTACGGGCCTTTGATTTCTACAACAATTGGTCTTATTATTCCTAATGTTTTGATGTATCGGGATATTTGTAAGGTAACTGGTGTTAAGCGCAAGGTGATTTTGAAGCGAACCATTTTAATCAGTTTGTTAACCCTTGTTATGTTCATCGGTGTCGGTGCCATCCAGTGGATTTTAGGATTCGTTTTCCAACCAAGTGGACGTTTGTGGAGCTTCCTTTATGTAGCCCTTGTCGGTGCCATGGGTGGAGGTGTTTATGGAGTTATGAGTCTCCGTACCCGTTTGTTGGATAAGGTGATTGGAAAAGCTCAAGCAGATCGCTTACGAATCAAATTAAAGTTAACTTAA
- a CDS encoding tRNA1(Val) (adenine(37)-N6)-methyltransferase has product MEEEQLLKSGERINQLFSTDIKIIQNREVFSYSVDSVLLSRFPRFPKKGLIVDFCAGNGAVGLFASTRTQAQILAVEIQERLADMAERSVRLNDLEEQMEVICDDLKNMPSRIQGSKVDMILCNPPYFKVDPHSNLNESEHYLLARHEITTNLQEICRSAQSILKSNGRLAMVHRPDRLLDILDMLQRHNLAPKRLQFVYPKREKEANMLLIEAIKDGSTSGFKVLPPLIVHNDDGSYTPELEEIYYGS; this is encoded by the coding sequence ATGGAAGAAGAACAATTATTAAAATCAGGGGAGCGCATTAACCAGCTCTTTTCGACAGATATTAAAATTATTCAAAATAGAGAGGTTTTTAGCTATTCGGTGGATAGTGTTCTCTTGTCACGTTTTCCACGTTTTCCTAAGAAGGGCTTGATAGTGGATTTTTGCGCTGGAAATGGAGCAGTGGGGCTATTTGCCAGCACTCGGACTCAGGCACAGATTTTGGCTGTTGAGATTCAGGAGCGTTTGGCAGATATGGCTGAACGCTCTGTCCGTTTGAATGATTTGGAAGAGCAGATGGAGGTCATCTGTGATGATTTGAAAAATATGCCTTCTCGTATACAGGGAAGTAAGGTGGATATGATTTTGTGTAATCCACCCTATTTCAAGGTGGATCCGCATTCAAACCTGAACGAGAGTGAACATTATCTCTTGGCGCGACATGAAATCACGACCAATTTGCAGGAAATCTGTCGTAGTGCTCAGAGTATTCTCAAATCCAATGGACGCTTGGCCATGGTTCATCGTCCTGATCGACTTTTGGATATCTTGGACATGTTACAACGGCATAATCTGGCTCCTAAGCGCCTGCAGTTTGTTTATCCAAAAAGGGAAAAGGAAGCCAATATGCTTTTGATTGAGGCTATCAAGGATGGTTCAACAAGCGGCTTTAAGGTCTTACCACCTCTCATTGTCCACAATGATGATGGCTCTTATACGCCGGAACTCGAAGAGATTTATTATGGATCATAA
- a CDS encoding GIY-YIG nuclease family protein: MDHKAYMYVLECRDGSYYTGYTTDMKRRLAVHNSGKGAKYTRARLPVKLIYAQGFASKEEAMSAEALLKRKKRPQKERFLSENQDRNLLILNENQRSN, translated from the coding sequence ATGGATCATAAGGCCTATATGTATGTGCTGGAGTGTCGTGACGGATCCTACTATACAGGCTATACGACTGATATGAAGAGACGCCTCGCTGTCCACAATAGTGGGAAGGGAGCCAAATACACACGAGCACGCTTGCCAGTCAAACTTATCTATGCTCAAGGTTTTGCCAGTAAGGAAGAAGCCATGTCGGCAGAAGCCCTTCTCAAGCGTAAGAAGAGGCCACAGAAGGAAAGATTTTTATCTGAAAATCAAGATAGAAATTTACTCATACTCAATGAAAATCAAAGATCAAACTAG
- a CDS encoding DUF1803 domain-containing protein, whose translation MIQIFNPSRLTRQPFFGELIRYLDQHEDVILREIKAQFPDVAVDKLMEEYIKAGFILRKNKRYYLNLPMLESLDSLELDQEIFVSEASPIYQALLEQGFETELRNQTNAAILVEKTDFARTKMTLSNYFYKVKHQYPLTEKQQELYDILGDVNPEYALKYMTTFLLKFLKKDQLMQKRRDIFVDSLVVLDYIVQKEDGKYELAIDLDKERLTFYLV comes from the coding sequence ATGATTCAGATTTTTAATCCATCTCGTTTGACGAGACAGCCATTTTTTGGAGAATTGATCCGCTATCTGGACCAGCATGAGGATGTGATTTTAAGGGAAATCAAGGCTCAATTTCCAGATGTTGCAGTTGATAAACTCATGGAAGAGTATATAAAGGCTGGCTTTATTCTACGTAAAAATAAGCGTTATTACCTTAATCTTCCTATGCTTGAATCACTTGATAGTCTCGAACTGGATCAAGAGATTTTTGTCAGCGAAGCTAGTCCAATCTATCAAGCCTTGTTGGAGCAGGGGTTTGAGACAGAATTACGAAATCAAACCAATGCTGCTATTTTGGTTGAAAAGACGGACTTTGCGCGGACTAAAATGACCCTGTCCAATTATTTCTACAAGGTCAAACATCAGTATCCTTTGACAGAAAAACAGCAGGAACTCTATGACATTTTGGGAGATGTTAATCCTGAGTATGCTCTCAAATATATGACGACTTTTTTGTTGAAATTTCTCAAAAAAGATCAGCTTATGCAGAAACGCCGTGATATCTTTGTGGACAGTTTAGTTGTCCTAGATTATATTGTCCAAAAGGAAGATGGAAAGTATGAGTTGGCTATCGATTTGGATAAGGAAAGATTAACTTTCTACTTGGTCTGA